In Cinclus cinclus chromosome 1, bCinCin1.1, whole genome shotgun sequence, the sequence AAATACAGAGATAAATCATACACATCATACAAAACCCATGAAACAGCAAaccacattaaaatattaaaacacacGGAAGCATATAGCATGTATAACGTATGCGTGTACATAGGTGTGGAGGCTGATAAGCCTGCCCCGGTAGGTGGGCACGTGTGATTTCCGAGAGTTTCTGCGCGGCTGGAGCTGGCCAGTGAGGGTAACCCGCGGTCCCGGGGCAGGTGAGCGGCGGTGGGTGCGGAGGGCAGCCCGGCCCTCGGGGAGTTACGGAGAGCGATTACTTCATGTCGGTGGCCGCTTTCGGccaccccccccgccccgcgccggCCCGTTTCACAATCCCGGCTCTCGAGCAGCCCTGTCAAGCCGGGCGCGCTCCGTGAGCACACACCCCCCGTGTTCTCATGCCGGATTTTCCCAGGCCATGAATAATCTCGAAGCCCCCTCAATAAATACACGTTCAGGGATGCCCGGAGCTCACTCAACCCGCCAGCCTCGCCGACGAGAGGGGGCCGGGGCCGAAGCCGAGAAGAAGCCGTACCATGAAGTGTCCCCGGGACCGCAGCTgcgcccgccgccggccgccCGCCCTCCGCGCCGCGttgctgccgccgccgccgctgctgctgctgctgctgctggtgccgCGGGTCGCCGCCGCCCCGCTGCCCCACGGAGACTCCTCGGGAGAGGCCGAGCTGGAcgaggcggcggcgcggcgggcggcGCTGCCCGACTGCCTGCGGCTGGCGCAGCTGCTGCACGCCCGGGCCGCACAGCTGCAGGACGAGGTGGGTACGGCCGCACCGCCGGCCCGCGCACGCTCACacgcccggcccggccgcggcTGCCTCCTGACAAAGTGCGACCAAACCTCTCCGTGTCTCTCCCTAGATGTGCGAGAAGTTTAGCGTCTGCCAGAACAGCATGGAAATGCTCCTCCGCAACAACCTCAACCTCCCCAAGGTGACGGAGAAAGATGGGTGTCTGCTCGCCGGTTTCAATGAGGCAAGGAACCGCTCTCCTTTCTGGTCTAATCCTGTATACCTGGGGCAGGTTTTGCCTGCTCAAAAGAACTGTGGAAGTCGACCCAAAGATTTGTGCCGGCTCTGGCCTGACCTCCACACTACATAAGCATCTGCTAACCTGCACATAG encodes:
- the IL6 gene encoding interleukin-6 — protein: MKCPRDRSCARRRPPALRAALLPPPPLLLLLLLVPRVAAAPLPHGDSSGEAELDEAAARRAALPDCLRLAQLLHARAAQLQDEMCEKFSVCQNSMEMLLRNNLNLPKVTEKDGCLLAGFNEDKCLRKISSGLYAFQTYLRYIQETFVSENQNVESLSYSTEHLARTIRKMVINPEEVIIPDAATQESLHTKLKSTKAWTEKITIHLILRDFTSFMEKTVRAVRYLKNTRSFSV